DNA sequence from the Dreissena polymorpha isolate Duluth1 chromosome 3, UMN_Dpol_1.0, whole genome shotgun sequence genome:
TTCTCTATTTGATTTTATCTTTCAATGTACCGGTTGTTTCATTCGTGTACAAGTCTTTTAAAGCAGTCGCACATACGATTGTCACGTAGAttaccggtgttaatgccgaagCGTAGCTGTACTTTCCCGCCCAAAACGTGAGCTGCCTGTATTTGGCCGACTCGTTCCAGCAGATCCAACGCGAAACAGGCGACATCAGCTGCCGCGCGAGCGGAGATACGCACCATCAGACCGGAAGCCACCATTAATCGGCTTCCTGGAATATCCGGTAGATGGGTAACTTGTTATTGTTGCATGCATAGAAGGCATCCATTTTTAAACACGGGACTTATACACAATTTGATGCGCAACTTCAGTGATCCGAAGATCACCGTAACGCGCATTCTCGCTATttgattttaaaagcattttcttccgcatattgtttttgtttctttgtttttattgattCTATTTATATTCCTACTTTTAAAACTTATTAAAGGATAAAACACGCATCTGATTTCAGACTACAGCTTATCGGATACTATTGTTTCAAGTTCAACTATCgtaatacatgtattgcaatttgTACAGTACTTGTCTCTTAACAGCTTCATTTGATTCATCGCGCAGATGAAATTTCGACACTTCAAATGAGACATGcatcataaaattgaaaatgatcGAGCACGACAAAAAATCGAAGGCGCCCGTCGTTTCAAACTGATATTTTTTATTACTACTATAACGGTATATTTAATATCTAACCTGTTACGCATTTTAACAACAAGAGTAAGATCTAAATTGCAGACATCCACATGCTCGGATTAGTAAAAAAGTGTAAATTTATCTAAACAGTTTCTGTCTTAGTCCGCAGAATATTTAGTCAATGGTAAAGGAAAGTGTTTGAATTCTTCATACTGCATACGGTTGTAGATTGCATCACATGCGATTCCTTATTGTCGGGTATTATGACCATTATAGTGCATAAGGAATAGGCATTTCTTAAGCAATTGTTTTAGGCATACGTTTGACCGTTTCCTTGGCCCATTATCTTTGACTGATAAATCGAATGACGCCATTGTGGCGAGAGCAATACAGGAAACAATATATGGAATCATCagcgtttaaaaaaaagatttttaaagcttATGAAAATAAAAGCGCTGGAAGCATTACTTAAAATAGTACGTGTTTTTTGAAGCATATGATTATAAAAGCGCTGGCAGCAATACGTGTGTTTGCTTATATTGTGTAAACAGAGGGCATTGTAGTACCGCATATTGTTGTAAACCCAACTTCGGTCATCAAAACCAAAGTGCGTTCGCTTTTTGTTCAATACATGAGTGCATTGAAGTAGCACATATATAGCGGAATGAAATGCACTTTGGTTATACCTAGCACATCCTTATTTCCATCGttacatcatcattatcatattcGTTTTATATTGAAACGAAATGGACGTTGGTATTAACTAGTAAATACCTATTTGCACAAttcaatcatcattatcatagtcGTCGTTTTCGGTAATCATCGTAGTTGTCATAATTTTGGAATCATTTTCATCATCGAAAATActatctttattattattattgtcattatcAAACTCAATATAGTCAAAGCATAGTTTTATCGTTATCATCACCGTACTTTTGAGTTCAACATTGATGTTATGTTGACTCCAAAGTGTAGTGCAACATGACACAATTCCGTTTCTaagtttttgttcaataataacgacaatctttaaaattaaataaaaattgtgagAGTGGTTTTTATGTTAAAAGGAATGGGTGCACGTACTTTTAATTTGAACACACTTTGTAAATGTTTCTAATATAAAATATCGTTCATATATCTTAAGAAAGTTTTAAGTTGAATCGAATTAATGACATTATTTAACATCACAGTCAACTTCTTTCATCAAGGATTATTTACCGATGACATTCTGTTCTTTGAGATATTTTGTAAATCTGCACTTAGATTGCGTATGTATACCAAACATTACATTGAATATTTAAAGCTGTACAACTAGTCAAAAGCTCTTACCAGCGCATGCTATTTTGCTGACGTTGAACGGAATCAAGCGTTTTTCGTAGACCTCAAAGATGTCACTAAGCAACGCGAAAGTCTCTGCGGGCGTAGTCTTCGACATGAGCATGTCGAAATTGCTGATTTCCACAAACATGACGGTCACCTTGGGGAAGAATTCCGGTTCCGTGGCACATTGATGCATTCGCTTGGATATTTTTGCGGGAACGAGTTGCGAGAGAAGGGACTCCGTCCTGCTCTTTTCCTTCTCAAGATGTAGCGTCTTTTCTTGGAGCATGTCTTTGACGTTTTGGATGTCCTTAGCGATCTTGTAGATGAGGCAGGATACGGCGAACGTAACCACCACGGTGACGATGAGCACGATGACGTCAATTACGACCTCGACTTCATCCTTTGAGATTTCATCTTCTACTTCCTACAAGCGGAATGAAgtagttaaaaaaataacaaagctTATTGGGAAAATGATGTCGTAAGATTATTTCAATTTGAAGCGGAGTTACTCCGGGAGTCATGTTCCGTTAGATGTATTTCAAGCCTGGTCTCATACCTTGTGTTAAGAATAGCCATGGAATAATTTTCAATTCTATTATTTGTACCTCTAATTCAAATGTTGCACGTACTAGCAGTGACTGGAATACTAGATGAATTAAAGTCCATGAAAAAAAGATAAcacattttgaaatttgaaggtaaacaTGTGTTTTGTATTGTTTCGTTTACAAACTTGCCCTGGTAAAGTTACAGTAGGGAGAAAGATCAAAATGGCAAGCGCTATGAGCAATGTATGACCTAAATAACTCTGTGTAATTTGGATTGTCCGCTCCAAGCAGTTTGTTTTTGCTTTAGATAATTGAATATGTAATAGCTCTGTTGCATATGAGTTTACTTGTTCGCACAACAATCACCGACTTGAGCAATCATGTCCATTTACGATGTTTTAACTCGGGCGAGCTAACCGTATGGACATCAAGGTTAAATAGTGAATTGTAAGCAAGCTTCGCTCGCCATGGCGTCTGTTCATGATCAAGTCACTTCGTGCGGAAGGCCATCGTCATACAGGAATAGATtctaatttactaattaaagtgtAAGATTAAAGTGGGACTTTGTGTCTTctaataaaatgataataaactATTGCGCTTGCATATCGTTGAATCTAATTATACTATCGCAGTGACGATCTGCCACGCTGGGAAACTACAATAGAGCACAAATCACACTAACTGCTTGAAGAGTCAACAGAATGTCAAAGCGTGGAGAGGAAAACACATCGAGGAAAAAAGATTCAGTCTtgaagaaataaacaaaatattcaagtGTCTGCTCAGAACTAAACGGCAAAAGGACAACTACCATCAACTTTCCAAACCAAAACAACTGATTATCTTTCGACCGCTAACATTGATCAATAAATTTAACCATCACATGCAAACCTGACTCTTCCATATGCCGTATCCAAAATGCCACAGTGGGGAAGCCGATCAAACGGCTGAACACATCCGCCTTAAGTTTGTAAATCCATGACCAACCAGAGAAAATGTAACCTATGAGTCATCAGGAGATGCTTTTCGAACAATTGGTCTACTTGTTTCATATTTGCTTCTGGACTTGATGATTTTTGTTGATGTTTGCGTGTGAAAAAATAAATGCTTTTCAGATTTGCGTGTTTCCTGAAGTGTGCTGTTCACAttcaaaatatgttgattgtCTAAGTTTTAGTTCAAAATCGAAATTGCATTGTGCTGTTTATAACATTATTCATGTAAATCTTACATATAATAATAGGACCTTGATATGAATAACATACATGAGCAGTATAAAATTCAATATAGATCGGATTTGCAAATTGTAATGAATATCAACGGCCCACATAAGTATTGAAAGAATGTATCTTTATTGTTGCCTCTACCTTGCCTATCCTCTTCGTGTCTTGACAAATGAATAAGCGTTTATTGAAAAGTCAATTTTACGCGCAATACCAATTAATTAATAAGAATTAACAGTTTTAAGAAACTTTGCATACACTGATACGGCTACCACCACCACAACGAACCTTCAGCAGTTCATAAATTTTGGAATCGTCGATCTTTCCATATCGATGTAGTCAGGAAGTCTGAACTTACCTGCTAACAATATTATGGATGTTTTAAAACCAAGCTTTTATCAAATTTAATTACTTTTTCGGTTGAATGTTCACTATTTACTTAAGTTAAATAACAGTAATGTAAAACTAGCTCACCGATTCGATATATATCGCCATTTGAACCGTCACCTCTTTCAGGTTGTCAAGATATGCGGTCATGTTGTCCAACCAGTGTACGCCGTTGTCTGTTGAAAACTCGTTAATAGAGTTGTTAATTATTTCCGCTCTGAGTTCATCGACAATGTCTTGTAAGCGGGGATCAACAATGTCTATGTAAAGTGCCTGGCCCTTTTCAGAATAACTGCCGAATGCCGCAAGGAATGTCCTCGCGAGATCGTAGTTGGACTTGTACCAAATAAGTCGCTTCATACTCGAAGGTCCTGACAAAAAAGGAAATTGTATTTAGATGCCAAggttttacatgttttttattcttaaatataaAAGAACTTTATTTCCAATTATAACGTCATTCTAAAAGTACAAGAAATCATTTTACAGCAATGAATACTTAAAAAGATGCATGTGTGATTACATATCAGATTAAGATATCAGTAAATTATACAAGTGTAAGCAAATCAAAATAATTTGTAGAAACGTTATTTACATGATTACTGTAAAGTGCATTTTTGTGCAAGTTGTAAGGAAACAATTATACACGTTAT
Encoded proteins:
- the LOC127872646 gene encoding receptor-type guanylate cyclase gcy-10-like — its product is MERSASMWRIIVLTMIPGIILVIQNSLHLRATAKAIESKNSMKVNVNHSLELGVVIHYLQLETGIASLYLSSNLDEILNPRVLNAYRNTDNALERLAYWVSHKDAISLPAYFASKESFHENLRRIRKEVSNITVLEEVVNLYTVSTDVLVDWMIEAAKEERDTPIWAQLVAYHMLIRCKQMVGLERDIGSHFYTHGPSSMKRLIWYKSNYDLARTFLAAFGSYSEKGQALYIDIVDPRLQDIVDELRAEIINNSINEFSTDNGVHWLDNMTAYLDNLKEVTVQMAIYIESEVEDEISKDEVEVVIDVIVLIVTVVVTFAVSCLIYKIAKDIQNVKDMLQEKTLHLEKEKSRTESLLSQLVPAKISKRMHQCATEPEFFPKVTVMFVEISNFDMLMSKTTPAETFALLSDIFEVYEKRLIPFNVSKIACAGSRLMVASGLMVRISARAAADVACFALDLLERVGQIQAAHVLGGKVQLRFGINTGNLRDNRAAVGGVITAGLTRYCLFGDTVTYARTLVDTCLPLHVQISESTFSELSSQKNFIMRKRDDDKKLDTTTYLILGNHQSSVSQSDI